In Oryza sativa Japonica Group chromosome 1, ASM3414082v1, the genomic stretch AAGGCTTTGAAAGCGTTTCACCCTATTCAGTGGATTACTTTAAGGCTTTGAAAGCGCTTCACTGGTCAGTTTCACAATAATCAGATCACCAAATCATCCCCATCTCTGCAGTTGGTTCACTAATAAGAACATAATGAAAACTTACGAATTCCACCCTAATCCCTATCAACTAAAATGAACGAAAAACTGAAAGCAATTCGACCTGGCCTCACCATACAAGCACGAAACATTTCCATCCAATACCATTCGATTCGACGCCAATTCAAACACAGGTTACATGGGAAAAACAAACGAATCACATTTCACTAGAACTGCACGAGCAATCAAGATATGGGTGGAGGGGGCAGGTGTACTCACAGCCCCGGAGATGCACTGGGCGTGGCCCTGGACGGTCTCCTGGCTGAAGGACTCGCCGCAGTCGATGCAGGAGAGCTGCCGCCGCAACACAAAAACCGAAACAAATCAATCACAATCCACCACTTTCTCTCACCTCGAGACGAGCAAGACCAAATTAACCGAAGCTacagagaggggggagggaagAGCAAACCCTGTAGGCTGAGCGCAGGAGCGGAAGTGGCCGGCGAGCTTGGGCTTCTtgaggtcgtcgccgccgcagtcCTCGCACTGGAACCGCGCCAttgtcgacgccgccgcgagcTCTCTTGCTTCACCTCCGACGCGTCTCTCGCTAGGGTTTTTGGCTGCGGGTCGGCGAGGCGAAGGACTGGAAGGCGGAAGCTTCTGCATGCAAGGCCCGTGGAATGGTTGCCGACTTGCCGTAGTGGAGCGGAGGCCCGAGGGGAGAAAGAATTGCTAAAACTTGAGGCCCAAGGCCTAGCCACGTGACCTGATTGCGGCCCATGTTGATAAGTTGCAATAGAGATTTCGGCCCAGTGTTTCTCAGGTTGCATCCAGCCCATGCGCGCTGCAGCCCGATTCGGCAACGGCACCACGAGTCCTCGGCGCGTGCACGCGGCTGGAGCACCTGGCGATGTACGActgcgacgccgccgtccccggcgAGGCGCTGGTGATCGACGTCGCGCcggggtcgtcgtcggcgctCAGGGAGCTGTGTTGAAGATAATCCTAGCGCCATCTTCTATTTCCGCTCCACTCATTCCTCTACGCGCATGTTGTAACGTCCCGACCTAGAGCttaatagaattaatagaatactcatatcaacaagttgtaacttctttttcggaagccgatctctaaagaattctaaggttaagcgtgcttggcctggagtaaTTTAGGGATGAGTGACtgatcgggaaattcttcccgagtgcGTGAGTGACCGATGGtccacagcatggcacatgcgctgagtgaggacaaagtgtgcagaaaagacttgtatTGCTTTGTGAGTTCCCGAGTGCGTGAGTGACCGATGGtccacagcatggcacatgcgctgagTGAGGAAAAAGTGTGTAGAAAAGACTTGTATTGCTTTGTGAGTTCCAGAAAAGACTTGTATTGCTTTGTGAGGGTCAGCGCACTGGACacatctctcttaagggggtgaggatgtaacatcccggcctactTAATAGGATTAGGGTGAggatgtaacatcccggcctacttaataggattaatagaatactcgtATCAACAaattgcaacttcttttccggaagccgatctctaaagaactccgatctctaaagaactctgaggttagGCGTGCTTGGCCtgatcgggaaattcttcccgagtgcgcatgagtgaggacaaagtgtgcagaaaagacttgtattgctttgtgagggcagtctatgacctataaaaGCTGCCTGCCCTCacaaagctgccagatgtaagagggcgaactctgaggttaagcgtgcttggcctgatcgggaaattcttcccgagtgcgcatgagtgaggacaaagtgtgcagaaaagacttgtgttggtttgtgagggcagtctatgacctataaaagctgccagatgtaagagGGCCCGGCCCGGGAGAGGCGGGCCGCTACACATGTCTTCGAGTTTGTGGTTGTTTGTGGAGGTCGTGCGCATGTAGCGCTCCGACGCATGCTGTGTTCATGCGGGAGCACGTCGAGTCTTGGGGAGTGCGTGCGTTTGCATGCTTTCGGTCTTAGGATGGCGCGGCCCAGTCGGGAACGCATGCACGCATGGTGAACGCCGGGGTTGTAGGAACGCATGGTGGACGACCTCGATCGTGGGATGTCATGATCCAGTCGGAGGTTATCAACAA encodes the following:
- the LOC9271063 gene encoding uncharacterized protein, coding for MQKLPPSSPSPRRPAAKNPSERRVGGEARELAAASTMARFQCEDCGGDDLKKPKLAGHFRSCAQPTGSPASTAASPSARRPSRATPSASPGLRSMVLPRDRTKHPWRSSLRAQATTLHLQLHPGKLKGKTGLALSRTTSFCSSCRSWQHAWRRSGRAACRGGGGGSHGCCWSQG